A region from the Lycium barbarum isolate Lr01 chromosome 8, ASM1917538v2, whole genome shotgun sequence genome encodes:
- the LOC132606890 gene encoding 29 kDa ribonucleoprotein B, chloroplastic-like: MASSVSSLQFLFVTPQTLSSLKPHNSTSTSFSFFSLPSKNLSLSSSTTPPSSSSSSSFKPFESSSRFVCNVALSEFDQLEDDVEEVEQPNFSPDLKLFVGNLPFSVDSAALAGLFERAGNVEMVEVIYDKLTGRSRGFGFVTMSSKAEVEAAEQQFNGYEIDGRALRVNCGPPPEKRENSFGGGRGGRSENSSFGGARGGGRSFDSSNRVYVGNLSWGVDDLALKELFSEQGQVVDAKVVYDRDSGRSRGFGFVTYSSAKEVNNAIDSLNGVDLDGRSIRVSAAEERPPRRQF, translated from the exons ATGGCTTCTTCAGTTtcttctcttcaatttctctttGTCACCCCACAAACCCTTTCTTCTCTAAAACCCCACAATTCCACTTcaacttcattttctttcttttcgttACCATCAAAGAATCTTTCTTTATCTTCTTCAACAAcaccaccttcttcttcttcttcttcttcttttaagCCTTTTGAGTCATCTTCTAGGTTTGTATGTAACGTGGCGTTGTCTGAATTTGACCAACTGGAAGACGATGTTGAAGAAGTGGAGCAACCTAATTTCTCACCAGACCTTAAACTGTTTGTTGGTAATTTGCCATTCAGTGTTGACAGTGCTGCTCTTGCTGGTCTTTTTGAACGTGCTGGAAATGTCGAAATGGTTGAG GTTATATATGACAAGCTTACAGGAAGAAGCAGAGGGTTTGGTTTTGTGACAATGTCTAGTAAAGCTGAAGTGGAAGCTGCTGAACAACAATTCAATGGATAT GAAATCGACGGGAGGGCATTGAGGGTGAACTGTGGGCCACCGCCAGAGAAAAGGGAGAATTCTTTTGGAGGTGGACGAGGTGGAAGAAGTGAGAATTCTTCTTTTGGAGGTGCACGGGGTGGTGGGAGAAGTTTTGATAGCTCCAACAGAGTCTATGTAGGAAACCTTTCATGGGGTGTCGATGATCTCGCACTAAAAGAATTGTTCAGTGAGCAAGGCCAAGTTGTGGATGCCAAAGTAGTCTATGACAGAGATAGTGGTAGATCAAGGGGCTTTGGATTTGTAACATACAGTTCCGCTAAAGAGGTCAACAATGCAATCGATAGCTTGAATGGCGTT GACCTTGATGGCAGGTCCATACGCGTAAGCGCTGCTGAAGAGCGTCCACCCAGGCGTCAATTTTGA
- the LOC132606889 gene encoding BTB/POZ domain-containing protein At5g03250-like isoform X1 — protein sequence MAFVKLGSKSEAFRREGQAWHCTSGLPSDVTIEMGEMSFYLHKVHLFFLINHSLFKCSVRALSCLHIILQFPLISRSGLLAKLIKESCNDDTSVCVLQLSDIPGGAKAFELVAKFCYGVKIELTPLNIVSLRCASEYLQMTDEYGDGNLIAQTEAFLNDVFGNWTDTIKALETCEEVLPHAEELHIVSRCINSLAMKACTDTKLFNWPVSENGHEATTGADVWNGICTGSNTQPVTDDWWYEDVSFLSLPLYKRLIQAVEAGGMRPENVAGALVFYAKKYIPLMNRQASFKDATSHNKSGSTISTPSEADQKALLEEIMELLPNQKGVTETRFLLRLLRSAMMLQASPSCRENLERRVGLQLDQSALDDLLIPNMGYSVETLYDIDCFQRILDHFISIDQASSAPSPCIMEENQSMEGSHSLTSLTRVANLVDSYLSEVAPDVNFKFPKFQSLAATIPDFARPLSDGIYRAIDIYLKAHPWLTDSEREQICRLMNCQKLSLEACTHAAQNERLPLRVIVQVLFFEQLRLRTSISGWFFVSDNLDNSQTSLRGGNRETNTGNGRGSSINDMRERVAELEKECNNMKQEFKKVVKTKKKWNVFCGRKSECDLNSVKPLKLQPPHVNEHKNHKNGDSS from the exons ATGGCATTTGTGAAACTTGGCTCCAAATCCGAGGCCTTCCGTCGTGAAGGCCAAGCTTG GCATTGCACATCAGGCCTTCCTAGTGATGTTACAATTGAAATGGGAGAAATGTCCTTTTATCTACACAAGGTACACCTCTTTTTTCTTATCAATCATTCTTTATTCAAATGTAGTGTTCGTGCATTATCTTGTTTGCATATTATCTTGCAGTTTCCACTGATATCAAGAAGTGGACTACTAGCAAAGCTAATTAAAGAATCATGCAACGACGACACATCAGTTTGCGTCCTGCAGCTCAGTGACATACCGGGTGGTGCTAAAGCATTTGAGCTAGTAGCCAAATTCTGTTACGGTGTCAAAATAGAACTAACTCCTTTAAATATAGTGAGTCTTCGGTGTGCATCGGAGTATCTGCAAATGACAGATGAATATGGTGATGGAAATCTGATTGCACAAACAGAAGCCTTTCTTAACGATGTTTTCGGCAATTGGACAGATACCATAAAAGCTCTGGAAACATGTGAAGAAGTTTTACCACATGCTGAAGAGCTTCATATTGTGTCTAGATGCATAAACTCCTTAGCAATGAAAGCTTGTACTGATACAAAGTTATTTAACTGGCCTGTGTCCGAAAACGGTCACGAGGCTACCACAGGCGCGGATGTGTGGAATGGTATATGCACCGGATCGAATACACAGCCCGTGACCGATGATTGGTGGTATGAAGATGTGTCGTTCCTTAGCTTACCTTTGTACAAACGGTTGATTCAGGCGGTTGAAGCCGGAGGAATGAGGCCGGAAAATGTAGCGGGTGcccttgtgttttatgccaagaAATATATTCCCTTGATGAATAGACAAGCAAGTTTCAAGGATGCTACTAGCCACAATAAATCAGGATCAACAATTTCCACTCCATCGGAGGCAGACCAAAAGGCACTTTTAGAGGAGATAATGGAGTTACTACCAAATCAGAAAGGAGTAACAGAAACCAG GTTTCTTCTTAGGCTGCTCCGTTCCGCTATGATGTTACAGGCGAGTCCATCCTGCAGGGAAAACTTGGAGAGAAGAGTGGGATTGCAGTTAGATCAATCTGCACTAGATGACTTGCTAATACCAAATATGGGATATTCAGTAGAGACTTTATATGACATAGACTGTTTTCAGAGAATTCTGGACCATTTTATATCAATAGACCAGGCTTCTTCTGCACCTTCTCCATGTATTATGGAAGAAAACCAATCGATGGAAGGTTCACATTCCTTGACTTCATTAACAAGGGTGGCGAATCTGGTGGATTCATATCTTTCTGAGGTGGCGCCCGATGTTAATTTCAAGTTCCCGAAATTTCAGTCTCTTGCTGCCACAATCCCAGATTTTGCAAGGCCACTTTCTGATGGTATCTATCGTGCAATCGATATATATTTGAAG GCACATCCTTGGCTCACAGACTCAGAAAGAGAGCAAATCTGCAGACTGATGAATTGCCAAAAGCTCTCGTTAGAAGCTTGCACACACGCTGCTCAAAACGAAAGGCTACCTCTTAGGGTCATAGTTCAAGTCTTGTTCTTTGAACAACTTCGGCTACGTACATCAATATCAGGATGGTTCTTCGTCTCTGATAATCTTGACAACTCCCAAACTTCTCTCCGTGGAGGCAACCGTGAAACAAACACTGGAAATGGCAGAGGATCAAGTATCAATGACATGAGGGAGCGTGTTGCAGAGCtagaaaaagagtgcaacaacATGAAACAGGAGTTTAAGAAGGTGGTAAAAACGAAGAAAAAGTGGAACGTGTTTTGTGGAAGAAAATCTGAGTGTGACTTGAATTCAGTAAAGCCCTTGAAGCTACAACCTCCACATGTTAATGAGCACAAAAATCACAAGAATGGAGACTCTAGTTGA
- the LOC132606889 gene encoding BTB/POZ domain-containing protein At5g03250-like isoform X2, with protein MAFVKLGSKSEAFRREGQAWHCTSGLPSDVTIEMGEMSFYLHKFPLISRSGLLAKLIKESCNDDTSVCVLQLSDIPGGAKAFELVAKFCYGVKIELTPLNIVSLRCASEYLQMTDEYGDGNLIAQTEAFLNDVFGNWTDTIKALETCEEVLPHAEELHIVSRCINSLAMKACTDTKLFNWPVSENGHEATTGADVWNGICTGSNTQPVTDDWWYEDVSFLSLPLYKRLIQAVEAGGMRPENVAGALVFYAKKYIPLMNRQASFKDATSHNKSGSTISTPSEADQKALLEEIMELLPNQKGVTETRFLLRLLRSAMMLQASPSCRENLERRVGLQLDQSALDDLLIPNMGYSVETLYDIDCFQRILDHFISIDQASSAPSPCIMEENQSMEGSHSLTSLTRVANLVDSYLSEVAPDVNFKFPKFQSLAATIPDFARPLSDGIYRAIDIYLKAHPWLTDSEREQICRLMNCQKLSLEACTHAAQNERLPLRVIVQVLFFEQLRLRTSISGWFFVSDNLDNSQTSLRGGNRETNTGNGRGSSINDMRERVAELEKECNNMKQEFKKVVKTKKKWNVFCGRKSECDLNSVKPLKLQPPHVNEHKNHKNGDSS; from the exons ATGGCATTTGTGAAACTTGGCTCCAAATCCGAGGCCTTCCGTCGTGAAGGCCAAGCTTG GCATTGCACATCAGGCCTTCCTAGTGATGTTACAATTGAAATGGGAGAAATGTCCTTTTATCTACACAAG TTTCCACTGATATCAAGAAGTGGACTACTAGCAAAGCTAATTAAAGAATCATGCAACGACGACACATCAGTTTGCGTCCTGCAGCTCAGTGACATACCGGGTGGTGCTAAAGCATTTGAGCTAGTAGCCAAATTCTGTTACGGTGTCAAAATAGAACTAACTCCTTTAAATATAGTGAGTCTTCGGTGTGCATCGGAGTATCTGCAAATGACAGATGAATATGGTGATGGAAATCTGATTGCACAAACAGAAGCCTTTCTTAACGATGTTTTCGGCAATTGGACAGATACCATAAAAGCTCTGGAAACATGTGAAGAAGTTTTACCACATGCTGAAGAGCTTCATATTGTGTCTAGATGCATAAACTCCTTAGCAATGAAAGCTTGTACTGATACAAAGTTATTTAACTGGCCTGTGTCCGAAAACGGTCACGAGGCTACCACAGGCGCGGATGTGTGGAATGGTATATGCACCGGATCGAATACACAGCCCGTGACCGATGATTGGTGGTATGAAGATGTGTCGTTCCTTAGCTTACCTTTGTACAAACGGTTGATTCAGGCGGTTGAAGCCGGAGGAATGAGGCCGGAAAATGTAGCGGGTGcccttgtgttttatgccaagaAATATATTCCCTTGATGAATAGACAAGCAAGTTTCAAGGATGCTACTAGCCACAATAAATCAGGATCAACAATTTCCACTCCATCGGAGGCAGACCAAAAGGCACTTTTAGAGGAGATAATGGAGTTACTACCAAATCAGAAAGGAGTAACAGAAACCAG GTTTCTTCTTAGGCTGCTCCGTTCCGCTATGATGTTACAGGCGAGTCCATCCTGCAGGGAAAACTTGGAGAGAAGAGTGGGATTGCAGTTAGATCAATCTGCACTAGATGACTTGCTAATACCAAATATGGGATATTCAGTAGAGACTTTATATGACATAGACTGTTTTCAGAGAATTCTGGACCATTTTATATCAATAGACCAGGCTTCTTCTGCACCTTCTCCATGTATTATGGAAGAAAACCAATCGATGGAAGGTTCACATTCCTTGACTTCATTAACAAGGGTGGCGAATCTGGTGGATTCATATCTTTCTGAGGTGGCGCCCGATGTTAATTTCAAGTTCCCGAAATTTCAGTCTCTTGCTGCCACAATCCCAGATTTTGCAAGGCCACTTTCTGATGGTATCTATCGTGCAATCGATATATATTTGAAG GCACATCCTTGGCTCACAGACTCAGAAAGAGAGCAAATCTGCAGACTGATGAATTGCCAAAAGCTCTCGTTAGAAGCTTGCACACACGCTGCTCAAAACGAAAGGCTACCTCTTAGGGTCATAGTTCAAGTCTTGTTCTTTGAACAACTTCGGCTACGTACATCAATATCAGGATGGTTCTTCGTCTCTGATAATCTTGACAACTCCCAAACTTCTCTCCGTGGAGGCAACCGTGAAACAAACACTGGAAATGGCAGAGGATCAAGTATCAATGACATGAGGGAGCGTGTTGCAGAGCtagaaaaagagtgcaacaacATGAAACAGGAGTTTAAGAAGGTGGTAAAAACGAAGAAAAAGTGGAACGTGTTTTGTGGAAGAAAATCTGAGTGTGACTTGAATTCAGTAAAGCCCTTGAAGCTACAACCTCCACATGTTAATGAGCACAAAAATCACAAGAATGGAGACTCTAGTTGA